CTCCGTAACCACCAGGGGCTCGGGGCCCCTGTTGACGATCGCCACGGCAGCCTCGATCTCCGTACCATACGACAGTTCGCCGCCGTGGACGTTGAACTGCACTTCGAGTCGCCTGGCGGGCGGCAGGAACGACGGAACGAGCGGCTGCCCGATGTTCTGATGCAGGTACGTCGTCATCGCAACCGGATCGACCGGCGGAACATACCGGCCGCCCATCGCATCGAGCATCTCCCTGGCCCGTTCGGCGGCGAGCGATCCGGGGTCCTTCGCCACGGCGGCCCGGAGCGTTGCGCTCGCCCCGGCCGTGTTCTGCTCAACCAGTTGGACCTGCGCCTGCACGAGATCGGCGATCTGGTTGTGCTCGAAGGATTGCAGCAGCGGCCTGGCCCATTCCAATTGGCCGTTCATGCTGAGCGCATAAGCCAGCAGCGCTCCGGCCACCGGGGAACCCGGCTGGGCCGAGTAGCCCTTATTGGCCCAATCCAACGCCTTGACCGGGTCCGGATTGGCGAAACAGTGGAACCAGGCAAGGTCTGGGGGAGTCAGCGGCCGGGCGAGCGCCACTTGGCTCGATTGGCCCGGCGGCAGCGACAGGACCTGTTTGGCCGTCTGTTCGATCCATGCGAACAGGCGCCGGGCTTCCTGCTCGTTCCCCATCCGTGCGGCCGCCCGGGCGGCGGTGGCCTCCAGCAGAATGTCGAACTGGCCCTGCCGGCGGACGCTCTCGGCAATCTGGAGGCAGATGGCCTGACCGCCCTCGGTGTTGTAGCAGGCGATCGCCCAAGGCAGGTAAATGTCGGACGGCAGTAGCTGGGCGGGATACAGGTGCCGAAACAGCTCGGCGCTGTATCGATAGGCCTCGGCGGCGACCTCGTGGAGTCCGAGCCGGCCGGCGTACATCGCGAAGTTTCGGACCGCTTCGATATCGAGTGGCTTTTCACGGAAGGCCAGCCTCAGGTGTTCGAGGTAGGCCGCCGGACCGATCTCGTTCGGCGCCACTTCCGCCAGCTTCGCAAACGCCATCGTGTTGTACTTGTTGCTGTTATAGGCCTGAACGAAGTAGAACCTCGCCCGCTGCGCATCTTGCCGCTGCTGCATAACCAGACCGAGGGCCGTCGCCAGCTCCGAATCGACGGCGGCGTTCTTGTTGCCGATCCGCCTGACCAGATCCTCCAGAAGTCTCTCGCGAGCCTCCTGGCTGCTCTGGCGAGCCAGCAGATAGCGAATTGCGTCGGCCACGACCGCGCGGTCGGCCCGCTCGTTCACATAGTCCTGTAACACCGCCAGCACCTGAGCCGAGTAGTCCTTCGCCGTCGATTGCGTCGCCACCCTCAGCAGCAGCGGCTCGACATCTCTGGCCTGGGAGTCCAGCCACTTGGCGGCGATCAACAGAACCACGGCCTGGTCGATCACAGGCTGGCCGGGGCCCTCGATTTGCATCAGCTCTCGGGCGATCTGTACGAATCGATCGGCGGCCGATGGGGACAGGAGCGTATTGGACGCCTCCGCCGGGCGGACCGCCGCCGCTGGTGCGGGCGTCGTCTGCCACGGCGACGGCGCCTGCGCGCAAACGTCCGCCGCGAGCAGAGCCACGCTCAGCAGCGCTACGATCGACCTGTCCCTGAGCATTCACTTCTCCTTGAAGGCATAACACGGGCCTTGCATCAATAGGGTATTTCGGGCGATGGCCCCGCCCGCTTTAGATGTTATCGCCACAAGGTCCGACGATTTCCCTCCATTTCGACAGACCCTGGTTCGATAAGTTCCAGGCAAAGGAATCGGGGCGGTCCGGACGCACGGCGTGCGGCCTGCGATCAGTCTTTCGGACGGCGGCCGCCGGACAAGAGCGAGAGCATCTCGAAGCGGAAGAGCCAGGCGACCAGCACGTACGTGCCGGCCGCAGCGGGAACCGCCAGCGACAACTGAAGCGACGTTCCACGGTATCGCAGCGTGTACAGCACACCCAGCAGGACCGCCTCCATACAGATCGTCGCCCCGATCGTCTGCATGACCGTCCGGCCCATCCCCCTGAAGATCTCCGGGCCCAACCGGCGTCGCAGGATCGCCGCGAGGATCGCCACCTGGATATACGAGCAGATCGCCGTGGAGGCGGCCAGCCCGCCGGTGCCGAGGAACCAGACCAGCGTCAGGTTCAGACACACATTGACGAGCACCGCGACCACCGCGCTCTTGGCCGGCACATCCGACTCCTGAAGCGAGTAGAACACGCGCGTCAGAACCTGCTGAGCGATGTATCCGCTGAGTCCGAGTACGTAGAAGGCCAGGGTGAACGTGGTCCCGATGGTGTCGGCCGAGCGGAATTCGCCTCGCTCGAAGATGATGGCGACCAGGGGCTCACCGACCAGCAGCAGGCCGATGGTGGCCGGCAGTGCGATGAACACAGAGCATCGCAACCCTCGAGAGACCGTGCGGCACAACGACGTGAAGTCCTTGCGGGCCGCATCGGCGCTCAATACCGGGAAGATCGCTGTCGCCAGAGAGATGCCGAACACGCCGAGCGGGAACTGATAGAGCCGCTGGGCGTAAAACAGTTGCGAGACCGCCCCCTCCCACAGCGGGTATCCGATGCGGCGCCCGAACAGCTCGAAAAAGTGCCCTTTCTCGGCCGAGCCCGACAGCCACAACGCAACGAAGTGATCGGCGAGCGTGTTGATCTGCGTGGCGGCCAGGCCCAGCACCATCGGTCCCATCAGGAGCAGCACCCGGCGAAACGCGGCCGATCGAATGTCCCAGGCGGGCCGCAACGGCACTCCGCAGGATCGAAGCGGCGGGACGTGCATGGCCAGTTGCACGATTCCCGTCAACAGGACGGCCACAGCCGCCAGGAAGACCAACGTTCTCGCCGGGACCTTCAGGACCCACCCGCCAAAGCACAGCGAGCCGATCAACAGCAGATTCAAAACGACAGGGGCCGCTGCAGGGGCGGCGAAGTGCCTGTGTGTGTTCAGAATGCCGCCCAGAATCGCCACCGTGCAGATCAGGGTCATATAGGGCAGCATCACCCCGGTGAGCAGCAGCTTCAGTCGGGCCGCCTCGTGATCCGAAAACATGTACAGAATGCAGATCAACGCCTCGCCGGCGACCACGATCACCGTCAGGATGACAAACACGACGGTCGCGACCGTCATGGCCAGGCGGTCCGCCCCATGTCGGTCTTTCTCCAGTTCCTGACTGTAGACCGGGATCAGCGACGAGGAGGCGGCGCCCTCGCCGAAGAGCCGCCGGGAGAGATTGGGGATCATGAAGGCGATGACCCATCCATCCATGACACCGCTGGCGCCCAGGAAGAAAGCGAAGACCATATCGCGGACCATGCCGAGGACGCGGCTGAGGACCGTCAGCGCCACAATTTGCCGAAACCCCTTGATCAAATGCATCCTCCTTGAACGGCAGGCCCTGCGGGGCGTCCGGATTACGCCTCGATTCCCTTGCGCGGCGCGACGCTGAACGGCCGACACCGACCCACGTTGTTCAGCAGACCAACCGCCATCATGTTGACCAACAGACTGGACCCCCCATAGCTGACGAAAGGCAACGTCATTCCCGTGATCGGCATCAGACCCAGTGTCATACCGACGTTGGTGGCAACCTCGACGACGAACATGGCGACGATCCCCATCGCCATGAGCCGGCCGAACGGATCGGTATTATGCACGGCGATCTCCAACCCGCACGCCACGAGAAGCACGTACAACAACAGAAACCCCAGGCAACCGATGAAGCCCCATTGATGCGCGATGACCGAGAAGATGAAGTCGTTGTGCCGTTCCGGGAGGAAGTCGTACTTGATGAACGGTCCGCGGCCGTACCCGGCGCCGCTCCAGCCACCCGAGGCGACGGCGAACTTCGAACGGACCAGGTGATAGCCCCAGTCGTTTCGCCAGCGACGTTCGGTGAACCTGCCCCCGACCAGAAGCCGGCCCACTGTTGGACTCTGCTCGGCCTTCTGGCGCACCCACTGGCTCTGGAGCAACACGCTGCTGATTCGCATCCGCTGGTAAGGTCGGAGCATGAACCACATCGCCGGGCTGACGACTACCGCCAGCAGAACGATCATCGCCAGATGCTTGATCCGGGCCCCCGCGACGAAGAGCATGGTGAAGAACACCGGCATCATCAGCAGGACCGTGCCAAGGTCCGGTTCGAGCAGGATCAAGACCATCGGCAGCAGGGTCAGGGCGAACGGGCCCACCAGCGAGCGGAACCGGCTGTAATTGCTCCGGTAGCGAAGGTACCACGCCAGCGCCAGGATGTAGGCCAGCTTGCAGAACTCCGACGGCTGAATCGCCGGCAGAGAATGAGAACCGATCTTGAACACGATCCACCGGTAGGCCCCCCCCCGCTGGGGCACGAACGGCAGCGAAACGTACTTGCCCACGAGGATAACGACCAGCAACACCACGGTAACGCCGTAGATCCAGTGGCTTACAGCCCCCAGGCGGCGATAGTTCACCAGGTTGGCGGCGACCAGACCTCCCAAGCCGACGACGGCAAAGACCAGTTGCTTCTTCCAGTATCCGGCCAGTTCGGCCGCATCGCTGGCCGGACTGGGCTCCTCAGGATGGCCAACGATGTAGATCGTCGCGACCCCGATCGCCACCAAGGCAACCATACTGGCAAGCAGGCAGATCCGGACAGGTAAGAGCCGCCCTTTCAAGAAATTAAGCATGCGATCAAGATACCACAGCACCCCGTCAACGTACAGTAGCCGCAAGCGAAATGCCCTCGAACGCGTTCAGCCGCACACGCGACGGCTCGGCCGACAGGCGCCGGCCCGGCCCGGAACGATCCTCCAAACAGACGCCCCGGATTCATCGTATCACCGCCCATGTTTTCTTGATCTTCTTGGCTGGCGGCGCCGACACGGGCGGTGGCTGCCCGCTGAGGCCCGGTGAACCGGCCGGACGGGTCCGATTTCTGCCTTTTGCGCTTGATTTCTTTCGTGGTTTCTGGTAGGCTACGAGAGGCATTGGAGGCGTTATGCACCGGCCTCTGGAGCGATTCCAGGCGCCCAAACGCGTCAAGCGGCGGGAAAGGAGGAGCCGAAGGGCCAAAAGCTCGCTGTTGCCGGCTTTGCCTGCATGGTCGGATCCACACCATCGTGGCCGACGGGCTTGGGGTATTTCACCGGAGG
The nucleotide sequence above comes from Anaerobaca lacustris. Encoded proteins:
- the murJ gene encoding murein biosynthesis integral membrane protein MurJ, which gives rise to MIKGFRQIVALTVLSRVLGMVRDMVFAFFLGASGVMDGWVIAFMIPNLSRRLFGEGAASSSLIPVYSQELEKDRHGADRLAMTVATVVFVILTVIVVAGEALICILYMFSDHEAARLKLLLTGVMLPYMTLICTVAILGGILNTHRHFAAPAAAPVVLNLLLIGSLCFGGWVLKVPARTLVFLAAVAVLLTGIVQLAMHVPPLRSCGVPLRPAWDIRSAAFRRVLLLMGPMVLGLAATQINTLADHFVALWLSGSAEKGHFFELFGRRIGYPLWEGAVSQLFYAQRLYQFPLGVFGISLATAIFPVLSADAARKDFTSLCRTVSRGLRCSVFIALPATIGLLLVGEPLVAIIFERGEFRSADTIGTTFTLAFYVLGLSGYIAQQVLTRVFYSLQESDVPAKSAVVAVLVNVCLNLTLVWFLGTGGLAASTAICSYIQVAILAAILRRRLGPEIFRGMGRTVMQTIGATICMEAVLLGVLYTLRYRGTSLQLSLAVPAAAGTYVLVAWLFRFEMLSLLSGGRRPKD
- a CDS encoding FtsW/RodA/SpoVE family cell cycle protein: MLNFLKGRLLPVRICLLASMVALVAIGVATIYIVGHPEEPSPASDAAELAGYWKKQLVFAVVGLGGLVAANLVNYRRLGAVSHWIYGVTVVLLVVILVGKYVSLPFVPQRGGAYRWIVFKIGSHSLPAIQPSEFCKLAYILALAWYLRYRSNYSRFRSLVGPFALTLLPMVLILLEPDLGTVLLMMPVFFTMLFVAGARIKHLAMIVLLAVVVSPAMWFMLRPYQRMRISSVLLQSQWVRQKAEQSPTVGRLLVGGRFTERRWRNDWGYHLVRSKFAVASGGWSGAGYGRGPFIKYDFLPERHNDFIFSVIAHQWGFIGCLGFLLLYVLLVACGLEIAVHNTDPFGRLMAMGIVAMFVVEVATNVGMTLGLMPITGMTLPFVSYGGSSLLVNMMAVGLLNNVGRCRPFSVAPRKGIEA